One Candidatus Kapaibacterium sp. DNA window includes the following coding sequences:
- the nadB gene encoding L-aspartate oxidase, protein MKKTEILVLGSGLAGCIAALAAADYGREVTIVTKEDDLLSGNTPWAQGGIIYKGVRDTPKKLKADIMAAGDGHCWETAVNQLCELGPKLIEKYLFDRLNVDFDRDKEGKVHLTAEGAHSEPRIIHSKDSTGQSIHEAVIREVKKNPHIKILTNQTVVDLLTLSHHSTNTLDIYKKPACFGAYVIDNTSSKLYPIYANETILALGGVGQIYLHSTNPAETTGDGIGVAWRAGARCFNLQFIQFHPTTFYNQRDRFLISEAVRGEGGILIDKSGKEFMKDFHESGSLAPRDIVARAIHQTMLETHHPCVYLDISSKDSTWVKDRFPSIYKHCLTGGVDMTSEPIPVVPAAHYLCGGVGVSLKGKTSLQRLYAVGEVSCTGVHGANRLASTSLLECVVWGHIAGSQAALNSEDNDYFPDIYDWKEETEFIDPALISQDWLTIKNTMWNYVGLVRTRQRLLRATTILRHLQTEIEQFYQKARMTKKIIELRNGVQTAIAVTSATLETRVSKGTHYITD, encoded by the coding sequence ATGAAAAAAACTGAAATCTTAGTGCTCGGTTCGGGATTAGCGGGATGTATTGCGGCTTTGGCAGCGGCTGATTACGGTCGCGAAGTGACAATTGTGACCAAAGAAGACGATTTGTTGAGCGGAAATACGCCTTGGGCTCAAGGTGGAATTATCTACAAAGGTGTTCGCGACACTCCCAAAAAGCTAAAAGCCGACATCATGGCTGCGGGCGACGGGCATTGTTGGGAAACTGCAGTCAATCAATTATGCGAGTTGGGTCCAAAATTAATCGAAAAATATCTATTCGACCGCTTGAATGTAGATTTCGACCGCGATAAAGAAGGCAAAGTCCATCTAACTGCCGAAGGAGCGCATTCGGAGCCACGTATTATTCATTCAAAAGATAGTACCGGACAATCGATTCACGAAGCTGTCATTCGCGAAGTTAAAAAAAATCCGCATATTAAAATACTGACAAATCAGACAGTTGTTGATTTGCTGACTTTGTCGCATCATTCGACAAATACATTGGATATTTACAAAAAGCCTGCTTGTTTTGGGGCTTACGTTATTGATAACACTTCTTCAAAACTATATCCGATATATGCCAATGAGACTATTCTTGCTCTCGGCGGTGTTGGTCAAATTTATCTCCATTCAACAAATCCGGCAGAAACAACCGGCGATGGCATTGGAGTGGCATGGCGAGCAGGTGCTCGGTGCTTTAATTTGCAATTTATTCAGTTCCACCCGACGACATTTTACAATCAACGAGATAGATTCCTAATCTCCGAAGCTGTTCGTGGTGAAGGTGGCATATTGATTGACAAATCCGGCAAAGAATTCATGAAAGATTTTCACGAATCGGGCTCATTGGCGCCGCGTGATATCGTTGCCCGTGCCATTCATCAAACTATGCTCGAAACGCATCATCCATGCGTTTACTTGGATATTAGCTCCAAAGATTCGACTTGGGTGAAGGACAGATTTCCGTCAATTTACAAGCATTGCCTCACAGGCGGTGTGGATATGACAAGCGAGCCTATTCCTGTCGTTCCGGCAGCACACTACCTTTGTGGTGGTGTTGGAGTTAGCCTCAAAGGCAAAACCTCTCTCCAAAGGCTTTATGCAGTGGGCGAAGTGTCTTGCACCGGCGTTCATGGCGCTAACAGGCTTGCTTCTACGTCATTGCTCGAATGCGTCGTTTGGGGGCATATTGCGGGTTCGCAAGCGGCTCTGAATAGCGAGGATAATGATTATTTCCCCGATATTTACGATTGGAAGGAAGAAACTGAATTCATTGACCCTGCTTTGATTTCGCAAGATTGGCTGACGATTAAAAATACTATGTGGAATTATGTCGGATTGGTTCGCACAAGGCAAAGATTGCTCCGTGCCACAACAATATTGCGACATTTGCAAACCGAAATTGAGCAATTTTACCAAAAAGCGAGAATGACCAAAAAAATCATCGAATTGCGTAATGGTGTCCAAACTGCAATTGCCGTAACATCAGCCACTTTGGAAACCAGAGTTAGCAAAGGCACGCATTATATCACCGATTAA
- a CDS encoding T9SS type A sorting domain-containing protein, translated as MKIFLLTIMAMLLSIQCLEADNDTYIHKPIAYSKLLPDSVNADYEVRDIIRIDESTLLAAISTQAGVPYYFNIFIQSNDNGQSWFEVIKWSDAWSAGENRRINSMDYNQNGVIIVANNSSGMGPNIGCIYKINFNDYTLDTICTGYQINSPEVKFITDSLVYIFYNHGLIKSNDCGNTWEQVLIKDNNGVVHPMREFQIIDKDHLYFSSDMGQKQSNFIRTTDGGHTWNTSELPARVSAMNFIDSEYGWIAGWKANSELGGTIADYSYHIFKTEDGGQSWESILDSNYYYDTPNFKLHDFRWIKFINENVGIYYLNQNSLFPDSYTLDGGKTWKLWESFTQLTGIFFLNEFEILLTPRYDLNVYNLKIDPTSVETDYSNLDNLMIHPNPATEYIEIQTSEVSEISILNLLGEIVSSINLESQSNRIDVSSLAHGMYFIKIGNKVQKFIKL; from the coding sequence ATGAAAATATTTTTATTAACAATTATGGCAATGCTGTTATCAATACAATGCTTGGAAGCAGATAATGATACTTATATTCATAAACCTATCGCTTATTCCAAACTTCTGCCGGACTCTGTCAATGCCGATTACGAAGTGAGAGATATAATCAGAATTGACGAATCAACACTTCTCGCAGCTATAAGCACCCAAGCAGGGGTTCCGTATTATTTTAATATTTTCATCCAAAGTAATGACAATGGTCAATCATGGTTCGAAGTTATTAAATGGTCGGACGCCTGGTCTGCAGGAGAGAACCGAAGAATTAACAGCATGGATTATAACCAAAATGGTGTAATAATAGTCGCCAATAATTCGAGTGGGATGGGGCCCAATATTGGCTGTATATACAAAATTAACTTCAACGATTATACATTGGATACGATATGTACAGGGTATCAAATAAACTCACCGGAAGTTAAGTTCATTACTGATTCATTAGTTTATATTTTTTACAACCATGGATTGATAAAGTCAAACGATTGTGGCAATACTTGGGAGCAGGTCTTGATTAAGGACAATAATGGAGTTGTGCATCCTATGAGGGAATTCCAAATTATTGACAAAGACCATTTATATTTCTCTAGCGATATGGGACAAAAGCAATCTAATTTCATACGGACGACTGATGGCGGTCATACATGGAATACGAGCGAACTTCCGGCGAGAGTTAGTGCCATGAATTTTATTGATTCCGAGTATGGTTGGATTGCAGGTTGGAAGGCTAACAGCGAGCTCGGCGGCACAATTGCGGACTATTCGTATCATATATTCAAAACTGAAGATGGTGGACAAAGCTGGGAGAGTATTTTAGATTCAAATTATTATTATGATACCCCCAATTTCAAACTTCACGATTTTCGATGGATTAAATTTATTAATGAAAATGTGGGTATTTATTATTTAAATCAGAATTCACTTTTTCCTGATAGTTACACATTAGATGGCGGAAAAACTTGGAAATTATGGGAATCGTTCACACAATTAACAGGTATTTTCTTTTTGAATGAATTTGAAATTTTACTTACACCCAGATACGACTTAAATGTTTATAATCTAAAAATAGACCCGACTTCCGTCGAGACTGATTATTCAAATTTAGACAATTTGATGATTCACCCCAACCCGGCAACGGAATATATTGAAATCCAAACTTCGGAAGTTTCGGAGATTAGCATTTTGAATTTGCTTGGAGAAATTGTGTCATCAATCAATTTGGAATCACAAAGCAATAGAATTGATGTTTCATCTTTAGCACACGGAATGTATTTTATCAAAATCGGAAACAAAGTACAGAAATTTATAAAGTTATAG
- a CDS encoding ATP-binding cassette domain-containing protein, with amino-acid sequence MIEIHNISKSFGPKVVLQGVNLTIPEGDSICIIGKSGSGKSVLLKHIVGLLSSDEGYVKVDGERMDQLTKWQLFILRRTMGFVFQGAALFDSLTVFENVILGLYEHGERDIETLENEAKRVLSAVQLLPEINSIGDYEFSREWNILKNIKPSDLSGGMKKRVGVARALVGNPKYIFYDEPTTGLDPVTSEQIDLLIADLTNKLNVTSVVITHDMFSVFKIAKSVAMLHDGKVRFSGTAEELQKSEDPVVIEFISRFM; translated from the coding sequence ATGATTGAAATTCATAACATATCGAAAAGCTTCGGACCAAAAGTTGTCCTTCAGGGAGTCAATTTGACTATTCCCGAGGGCGATTCTATTTGCATTATCGGCAAATCAGGCTCAGGCAAAAGCGTATTGCTCAAGCATATCGTCGGTTTGCTCTCGTCGGACGAAGGCTACGTCAAGGTGGATGGCGAGCGTATGGACCAGCTCACAAAATGGCAGCTTTTCATTCTTCGCCGCACAATGGGATTCGTATTCCAAGGAGCGGCATTATTTGACTCGCTGACTGTTTTCGAAAATGTGATTCTGGGGCTTTACGAACATGGCGAGCGCGATATCGAAACCCTCGAAAATGAGGCTAAGCGAGTGCTATCGGCAGTGCAGCTATTGCCCGAAATAAACAGTATCGGCGATTATGAATTTTCGCGAGAGTGGAATATATTGAAAAATATCAAGCCGTCCGATTTATCGGGTGGTATGAAAAAGCGCGTCGGTGTGGCTCGTGCACTTGTTGGCAATCCCAAATATATTTTCTACGACGAGCCGACCACCGGGCTTGACCCCGTGACTTCCGAGCAGATTGACTTGCTGATAGCAGATTTGACCAACAAATTGAATGTGACTTCAGTTGTCATCACTCACGATATGTTTTCGGTGTTCAAAATTGCGAAATCGGTGGCAATGCTCCACGATGGAAAAGTAAGATTTTCAGGTACGGCAGAAGAATTACAAAAATCGGAAGACCCCGTAGTAATCGAATTTATCAGTAGGTTTATGTAA
- a CDS encoding GNAT family N-acetyltransferase, which yields MTETKLFNSEMKPSVAEKQEIVDFLFHNLDQFGDKKVDIEKAINYAIKESLSPGGFVMVSREGTEMSCAVVVNETGMEGYIPENILVYIATHKNMRGKGVGKKLMTEAINAAKGNIALHVEPENPARYLYEKLGFTSKYLEMRLIK from the coding sequence ATGACTGAAACGAAATTATTTAACTCCGAAATGAAGCCATCAGTGGCTGAAAAGCAAGAAATTGTTGATTTCTTGTTTCACAATTTAGACCAATTCGGTGACAAGAAAGTTGACATCGAAAAAGCTATCAACTATGCCATCAAAGAGAGCCTATCTCCGGGTGGATTTGTTATGGTGAGCCGCGAAGGTACAGAAATGTCATGCGCTGTCGTGGTCAACGAAACGGGCATGGAGGGTTATATCCCCGAAAACATTCTCGTTTACATCGCTACGCACAAAAATATGCGAGGCAAGGGCGTCGGCAAGAAATTGATGACTGAAGCTATCAATGCTGCAAAAGGCAATATTGCACTACATGTCGAACCGGAAAATCCTGCAAGGTATCTCTATGAAAAACTTGGGTTTACGAGTAAATATTTAGAAATGAGACTGATAAAATAA
- the holA gene encoding DNA polymerase III subunit delta translates to MMIDAAKINSIANIPNIILVFGDEEMLIEEFRNKLLNILVDDENKKFNTDILDASNTELMKIIEIARAYPMMSDYRVIVVKNFEKLFSGRASKKIEENSPINKLIDNPPPTTYLIMEAKIDSASGISKGSKNGVLSAAGQKKLASVKFPFKRFINEAAWIEFPRIYESAYPRWIIERVKFRGKIINEKGAELIAARAKRNLRDINSEIEKLMIYANDKSNISLEDVLFVTGYNHDYNVFELQNQIGRKNIGKSIEILTRLLADDRQEMLILSILTRFFVIMFKYSELKTKGMNEYSLASALGVYPGQLGDYSVAAEKYSLNEITNALKVLCDTDEMLKSGKGESITTMIMMIDSIINANNKTEAGVR, encoded by the coding sequence ATGATGATTGATGCTGCTAAAATTAATTCAATTGCCAATATTCCAAATATTATTCTTGTTTTTGGCGATGAAGAAATGCTGATTGAGGAATTCCGCAATAAATTACTTAATATATTAGTTGATGACGAAAATAAGAAATTTAATACTGATATTTTAGATGCTTCAAATACCGAATTGATGAAAATTATTGAAATCGCCAGAGCTTACCCTATGATGAGCGATTACCGAGTTATTGTTGTCAAAAATTTCGAAAAATTATTTTCCGGCAGAGCATCAAAAAAAATCGAAGAAAATTCCCCAATAAATAAATTAATTGACAATCCGCCACCTACGACTTATCTAATAATGGAAGCCAAAATTGATTCGGCAAGCGGAATTTCCAAAGGCTCAAAAAATGGTGTGCTTTCAGCTGCCGGGCAAAAGAAATTAGCTTCCGTCAAATTCCCATTTAAAAGATTTATTAACGAAGCGGCTTGGATTGAATTTCCGCGAATTTACGAAAGTGCATATCCGAGATGGATTATCGAAAGAGTGAAATTTCGCGGAAAAATTATTAACGAGAAGGGCGCTGAATTGATTGCAGCTCGTGCTAAACGTAATTTACGCGATATTAATTCGGAAATTGAGAAATTAATGATTTATGCCAACGATAAAAGTAATATCTCACTCGAAGACGTCTTATTTGTAACGGGTTACAATCATGACTATAATGTGTTTGAATTGCAAAATCAAATTGGCAGAAAAAATATTGGGAAATCAATCGAAATATTGACCAGATTGCTCGCCGATGACCGTCAAGAAATGCTGATTTTGAGCATCTTGACAAGATTCTTTGTGATAATGTTCAAATATAGCGAACTAAAAACAAAGGGCATGAACGAGTACAGTTTGGCAAGCGCATTAGGCGTATATCCCGGGCAATTGGGCGATTATTCCGTTGCCGCAGAAAAATACTCGCTGAATGAAATTACAAATGCACTAAAAGTGCTGTGCGATACTGACGAAATGCTCAAATCCGGTAAGGGCGAGAGCATCACAACAATGATTATGATGATTGATTCGATTATTAATGCAAATAACAAAACTGAAGCAGGTGTGCGATGA
- the smpB gene encoding SsrA-binding protein SmpB: protein MANIEAVRERKQRLITSNRKARFEYEVVSTLECGIVLTGTEVKSLRTGRCSLQDSYAAIEVNELIIYNMHINEYDHGNRQNHIPKRDRKLLVHERELNKLRNAVNEKSMTLVPLSIYFSGHLVKVELALVRAKRKYDKRETTKKRETEREIRRSFKR from the coding sequence ATGGCAAATATAGAAGCAGTTAGAGAGCGTAAGCAAAGGCTCATCACGTCCAATCGTAAAGCAAGGTTCGAGTACGAAGTGGTCAGTACGCTCGAATGTGGAATCGTATTGACCGGCACGGAAGTGAAATCATTGCGTACCGGACGATGCAGTTTGCAGGATTCGTACGCAGCTATCGAAGTAAACGAATTGATTATTTACAACATGCACATCAACGAATATGACCACGGCAATCGCCAAAATCACATACCCAAGCGTGACCGTAAGTTGCTTGTTCATGAGCGAGAATTGAATAAATTGCGTAATGCCGTCAACGAGAAAAGCATGACTCTTGTGCCGCTTTCGATTTACTTTTCCGGGCATCTTGTCAAAGTGGAGCTTGCATTAGTGCGGGCAAAACGCAAATATGACAAACGCGAAACCACCAAAAAACGCGAAACAGAACGCGAAATCAGGCGCAGTTTTAAGAGATGA
- a CDS encoding response regulator encodes MRIGNLTDEQMHEIDFSGLTVLIVDDDETFRKFLEKVISKFLKAEVVHASNPKDAFEIMEKSVPDLMILDLQMPVMDGMTALHYIRTNDSTSDLPVIICTALGFESLIVRLSHQKIASFIVKPVTFEIILEKIYNVLVNLKSKVRNDD; translated from the coding sequence ATGAGAATTGGAAATTTGACTGATGAACAAATGCACGAAATTGATTTTTCGGGGTTAACTGTGCTTATCGTTGATGATGATGAGACTTTTAGGAAATTCCTCGAAAAAGTAATAAGCAAGTTCTTGAAAGCGGAAGTAGTCCATGCCTCAAATCCTAAAGATGCCTTCGAAATTATGGAGAAGAGCGTACCGGATTTGATGATTTTGGATTTGCAGATGCCTGTCATGGACGGCATGACTGCACTTCATTATATCCGAACTAATGATTCGACTTCAGATTTGCCCGTCATTATTTGCACAGCGCTGGGCTTTGAATCATTGATTGTCAGACTGTCGCATCAAAAAATTGCATCATTCATTGTCAAACCCGTCACTTTCGAAATCATTCTCGAAAAGATTTATAATGTTTTAGTTAATTTAAAATCAAAAGTTAGAAATGATGATTGA
- a CDS encoding T9SS type A sorting domain-containing protein has translation MKLIYLCIFGIAVQILFLKMKAKADDYNYIHNPVLHSNLLPDSTDAPYATREIIRINETSLIAALTTSMPFDYYYNIFLRSDNNGQSWYEINKWSNDYHAGINTIIWGMDYNNNGVILVAHTHHEAKGTPIGRIYKMNLQDYSLDTLYTGYSMYNPKVKFLTDSLVYIVSHYGAIYSEDCGNTWNEVKVVDQNNKQLTNFYAFQIIDKNHLYFTINVIENEERKDYFIRTTDGGVSWETTEMPVRIDVVEFIDTKIGWIGARKSRSPIGGDIADFSFHLYKTEDGGDTWINKVDSSFYFATTNFRLPNGFGYIKFYNENVGIFSSFTPKYMPSSYTLDGGKTWKRYSLSHTITGFFYLNELEILLLPFINVDLYNLKIDPTSVEYDNSNFEHLMIFPNPATDYITIQTSEVSDVKIINTLGECVMTVETLDAVPLQRINVSHLPLGMYFIKIGKQIQKFIKL, from the coding sequence ATGAAACTCATTTATTTATGTATATTTGGTATTGCTGTACAAATATTGTTCCTTAAAATGAAAGCTAAAGCTGATGATTACAACTATATTCACAACCCGGTATTGCATTCAAATTTGTTGCCCGACTCAACCGATGCACCGTACGCAACGCGGGAAATAATCAGAATAAATGAAACTTCTCTTATCGCAGCATTAACCACTTCAATGCCATTTGATTATTATTATAATATTTTCTTACGTAGCGATAATAATGGTCAATCGTGGTATGAAATTAATAAATGGTCGAACGATTATCATGCAGGAATAAATACAATTATCTGGGGTATGGATTATAATAATAATGGAGTAATATTAGTAGCGCACACACACCACGAAGCTAAAGGTACTCCAATCGGAAGAATCTATAAAATGAATTTGCAAGATTATTCACTTGATACCCTATATACGGGATATTCAATGTATAACCCAAAAGTTAAATTTTTAACAGATTCGCTTGTTTATATTGTTTCACATTATGGAGCTATTTACTCAGAAGACTGTGGCAATACTTGGAATGAAGTTAAGGTTGTGGACCAAAATAACAAGCAACTTACAAATTTCTATGCATTTCAAATTATTGACAAAAACCATTTATATTTTACAATAAATGTAATTGAAAATGAAGAAAGGAAAGACTATTTTATTCGTACTACTGATGGGGGTGTATCATGGGAAACGACCGAAATGCCGGTTAGAATTGATGTCGTTGAATTTATTGACACAAAAATTGGTTGGATAGGAGCCAGAAAATCTAGAAGTCCAATTGGTGGTGACATTGCAGATTTTTCATTTCATCTTTATAAGACAGAGGATGGAGGCGATACCTGGATAAATAAAGTTGACTCCTCTTTTTATTTCGCCACAACAAATTTCAGACTCCCAAATGGTTTTGGATATATTAAATTTTATAATGAGAATGTTGGAATATTTTCATCTTTTACTCCAAAATATATGCCAAGCAGCTATACATTGGACGGTGGTAAGACTTGGAAAAGATATTCACTTTCGCATACAATCACTGGATTCTTTTATTTAAATGAATTGGAAATTTTGTTATTGCCTTTTATTAACGTAGATTTATATAATTTAAAGATAGACCCGACTTCTGTCGAGTATGATAATTCAAATTTCGAACATTTGATGATTTTCCCAAATCCTGCTACAGACTATATTACGATCCAAACTTCGGAAGTTTCCGATGTTAAAATCATCAATACTCTTGGTGAATGTGTAATGACCGTAGAGACACTGGATGCCGTGCCTCTACAAAGAATTAATGTGTCGCATCTGCCTCTTGGCATGTATTTCATTAAAATAGGAAAACAAATTCAGAAATTTATAAAGTTGTAG
- a CDS encoding T9SS type A sorting domain-containing protein codes for MKKKNNYMLIVTMLAFASILFFVPKNSNSQTNCAWECDQGQWIPAEPGLAMYYVSGYTLIGHEDCIGCEIRVYYRYRQEICSDGTTQIQYAIKKITLTDCVGCYMVDGLIDLAVSSFVRQMISTHGHPGINELVTFSMGTCWKGEWHLIHPSMPPEYIWEPCAEDCCKYEYLLISEGGIWPPTIIQTVHVPYTDCSFTNDPDCRLACKMQGWLEKKGIEDNSIDMGRSHVFPNPSEGSPTISFTNSETGIFDIQIINSQGKLVRKFQFQKNSEQIEFAIDLEGLANGRYGYIITHNGNINSEGSINLNK; via the coding sequence ATGAAAAAGAAAAATAATTATATGCTAATAGTAACAATGTTAGCTTTTGCTTCGATTTTGTTTTTTGTGCCAAAAAACTCAAATTCGCAAACAAATTGTGCATGGGAATGTGATCAAGGTCAATGGATACCTGCAGAACCTGGTTTGGCCATGTATTATGTTTCAGGTTATACATTAATAGGGCATGAAGATTGTATAGGTTGTGAAATCCGCGTTTATTATAGATATCGGCAAGAAATATGCTCAGATGGCACAACACAAATTCAATACGCAATTAAAAAAATAACATTAACCGACTGTGTAGGTTGTTATATGGTTGATGGGCTTATTGATTTAGCAGTTTCTAGTTTTGTAAGACAAATGATTTCAACACATGGCCATCCTGGGATTAATGAGCTTGTAACTTTTAGTATGGGTACTTGTTGGAAAGGAGAATGGCATTTGATACACCCATCTATGCCCCCTGAATATATTTGGGAGCCTTGTGCGGAGGATTGTTGCAAATACGAATATTTACTTATTTCTGAAGGAGGAATTTGGCCACCAACTATAATTCAAACCGTTCATGTTCCTTATACTGATTGTTCTTTTACTAATGACCCTGATTGTAGATTGGCTTGTAAAATGCAAGGTTGGTTAGAAAAGAAAGGTATCGAAGATAACTCTATTGATATGGGGCGCAGTCATGTTTTTCCTAATCCATCTGAAGGTTCTCCAACCATTTCATTTACCAATAGTGAAACGGGAATATTCGATATCCAAATTATAAATTCACAAGGCAAATTAGTAAGAAAGTTTCAATTTCAAAAAAATTCAGAGCAAATTGAATTTGCCATTGATTTAGAAGGATTAGCAAATGGACGATATGGATACATAATAACACACAACGGAAATATTAATTCAGAAGGTAGCATCAATTTGAATAAATAA
- a CDS encoding alanine/ornithine racemase family PLP-dependent enzyme, translating into MAYVTLDSKKLKHNFDYLEKLFNKNGIQWSVVTKMLCGIKDYLAVLLKLNIKQVCDSRISNLRMVKSINPEIETVYIKPPASNVVNSVVKYADISMNTQIETIRLLSEEAQKQQKTHKIIIMIELGELREGVMGDDFVNFYSNVFKLKNIEVVGIGTNLSCLYGVLPNPDKLIQLSLYKQLIEAKFNRALPFVSGGSSVTIPLIFQKLLPKGINHFRVGETLFLGTDVYNDKPLNKMNNDVFRLYAEIIELIEKPVVPMGDFGTNVDGHSFEFNQDLVGQKSYRAIIDIGLLDVDERHITPIDPDMSFVGASSDMLVIDLGDNENKYKVGDFLQFKMDYMGTLRIINSKYIDKKII; encoded by the coding sequence ATGGCTTATGTTACTTTAGATTCAAAAAAGTTGAAACATAATTTCGATTATCTCGAAAAATTATTCAACAAAAACGGCATACAATGGTCTGTTGTGACTAAGATGCTATGCGGTATCAAAGATTATCTTGCAGTCCTGCTGAAGCTGAATATCAAACAAGTTTGCGATTCGCGAATTTCAAATCTGAGAATGGTCAAATCTATCAATCCCGAGATTGAAACGGTTTACATAAAGCCCCCTGCAAGCAACGTAGTAAACAGCGTTGTCAAATATGCCGATATCAGCATGAACACTCAGATTGAAACAATACGCTTGCTATCCGAAGAAGCCCAAAAACAGCAGAAAACACATAAAATCATCATAATGATTGAACTTGGCGAGCTACGTGAAGGCGTCATGGGCGATGATTTTGTAAACTTCTATTCAAATGTATTCAAGCTCAAAAACATCGAAGTTGTCGGAATCGGCACCAATTTATCGTGTTTGTACGGAGTGCTGCCAAATCCGGACAAGCTGATTCAGCTCAGTTTGTACAAGCAATTGATTGAAGCAAAATTCAACCGTGCATTGCCATTTGTCTCGGGCGGCTCATCAGTTACAATACCGTTGATTTTTCAGAAATTACTACCCAAAGGTATCAATCATTTTCGCGTAGGCGAAACCTTATTTCTCGGGACAGATGTCTATAACGACAAGCCACTGAATAAAATGAACAACGACGTTTTCAGACTTTATGCCGAAATTATCGAATTAATCGAAAAACCTGTTGTGCCAATGGGTGATTTCGGGACAAATGTTGACGGGCACAGCTTTGAATTCAACCAAGATTTGGTGGGGCAAAAGTCCTACCGAGCAATAATTGATATTGGTTTGCTCGACGTTGATGAGCGCCACATTACTCCGATTGACCCCGATATGAGCTTCGTAGGTGCAAGCTCGGATATGTTGGTGATTGACCTTGGTGATAATGAAAATAAGTACAAAGTTGGCGATTTTCTGCAATTCAAGATGGATTACATGGGTACTTTGCGAATCATCAATTCAAAGTACATCGACAAAAAAATAATTTAG
- a CDS encoding universal stress protein codes for MIKRILLPLDGSEYSKKALELAIWLAKYHDAELTGMVILDVPGIKYSFGSIPLGATYYTKLLSDSRLITAKERINGLIHNFNAKCEKHSVRYADYKIEGVPSDAILDASKYYDVMIVGKRTFFEFDSEETDGQSFEKLLDYSITPVIAVPKELNLEKHTNEARKYLIMFDASLPSCRALQRFAQMAVTGNIEVKLFMSHDDEDYRNHELSQAKDLLNAHGFDRVTAEGSDIDIKKLFTPEEMKEYDGVVLGSNSKSTLATFFTGSFTRYVIENSKRVVFIGQ; via the coding sequence ATGATTAAGAGAATTCTTTTACCTTTAGATGGCTCTGAATATAGCAAGAAGGCGCTCGAACTTGCGATATGGCTCGCTAAGTACCACGATGCAGAATTGACCGGCATGGTAATCTTAGATGTGCCCGGCATAAAATACTCCTTTGGTTCAATTCCGCTGGGTGCCACTTACTACACCAAATTGCTAAGCGATTCGCGTTTGATAACTGCAAAAGAACGGATTAACGGGCTAATCCATAATTTTAATGCCAAATGTGAAAAGCACTCCGTTCGTTACGCTGACTACAAAATCGAAGGCGTCCCGAGCGATGCCATTCTCGACGCATCTAAATATTACGATGTGATGATAGTCGGCAAACGGACTTTCTTTGAGTTTGATAGCGAGGAAACCGATGGTCAATCATTCGAGAAGCTCTTGGATTACTCAATTACACCCGTGATTGCAGTCCCTAAGGAGCTAAATTTAGAAAAACATACGAATGAAGCACGTAAGTATCTTATAATGTTCGATGCAAGTCTCCCGTCATGCCGTGCCTTGCAAAGGTTTGCTCAAATGGCTGTTACGGGCAATATCGAAGTCAAACTTTTTATGTCGCATGATGACGAAGACTACCGGAATCATGAGCTAAGTCAGGCAAAAGATTTGCTCAATGCTCATGGATTTGATAGGGTTACTGCCGAAGGTTCGGACATTGACATCAAAAAGCTGTTCACACCGGAAGAAATGAAAGAATATGACGGCGTAGTGCTGGGTTCTAATTCAAAAAGCACTCTTGCCACATTTTTCACCGGCAGCTTCACTCGCTACGTTATCGAAAACAGCAAGAGAGTCGTATTTATCGGGCAGTAA